A single window of Coffea eugenioides isolate CCC68of chromosome 7, Ceug_1.0, whole genome shotgun sequence DNA harbors:
- the LOC113777196 gene encoding uncharacterized protein LOC113777196, which produces MQTGQSRQKGYADHRRKDLEFEEGDMVFLKVTPLRGTIAAKKGKKLKPRYIGPYRIQSRVRTVAYQLELPVKMSRIHNVFHVSLLKKYYPDPAHILHTEDIKLDETLTYGEQPVQILDQKVKELRNKQISLVKILWKNHDVEEATWEVEEDMQKEYPSLSTNKGINFEDEIALRRGSYEIPVSL; this is translated from the coding sequence ATGCAGACGGGTCAGAGTCGGCAAAAGGGTTACGCCGATCACCGAAGAAAGGATCTGGAGTTCGAAGAGGGAGACATGGTATTTCTCAAGGTAACACCACTCCGAGGAACAATTGCGGCCAAGAAAGGGAAGAAGTTGAAGCCTCGATATATAGGGCCGTATAGGATTCAAAGCCGAGTCAGGACAGTGGCGTATCAGTTAGAGTTACCTGTTAAAATGTCCCGAATCCACAATGTCTTCCACGTCTCGTTATTGAAGAAGTATTATCCAGATCCCGCACACATCCTACACACAGAGGACATCAAGTTAGACGAAACCCTCACCTATGGAGAACAGCCGGTACAAATTTTGGATCAAAAGGTGAAAGAACTAAGAAATAAACAGATATCTTTGGTAAAGATTTTATGGAAAAATCATGATGTGGAGGAAGCCACCTGGGAAGTAGAGGAAGACATGCAGAAGGAATATCCTTCTTTGTCCACAAACAAAGgtattaatttcgaggacgaaattgctCTAAGAAGGGGAAGTTATGAGATCCCGGTTAGCCTTTGA